Proteins found in one Bacillales bacterium genomic segment:
- the secE gene encoding preprotein translocase subunit SecE, whose amino-acid sequence MANPIERSTRFIRNVLIELKRVTWPTRRQLISYTVTVLITVTFIAVFFALIDLGISKLIRVIL is encoded by the coding sequence CGTTCGACGAGATTTATTCGTAATGTCCTCATCGAGTTGAAACGAGTGACATGGCCGACTCGCCGGCAACTCATTAGTTATACGGTCACCGTTTTGATTACGGTTACGTTTATAGCCGTTTTTTTTGCGTTAATCGATTTAGGCATTTCCAAACTGATTCGCGTCATTTTATAG